From Desulfovibrio sp., the proteins below share one genomic window:
- a CDS encoding MdtA/MuxA family multidrug efflux RND transporter periplasmic adaptor subunit: MSGSQISPVGGIFSGRRKLVAVVLVLLAVAAGWKLLGKGGGRPGMNMDAPPVRVATSLAQNVPHFLNGLGTVLPSGDVLVTSRVDGQLQRLHFTEGQRVKAGDLLAEIDPRPFQASLDQALGNLSKDRAQLENARNDLGRYAKLAQGNYIAAQQYETQRALVRQFEGVVRADQAAVDSARLQLEYSRVTAPISGRLGLRNVDEGNMIKASDANGLVRITEISPCDVIFTLPESQVPLVVQALRHSESLPGSPPLLVQAWDREQKRLLAVGQLLSLDNQIDSATGTVRLKASFANKDGALYPNQFVNARLLVRILPGAVTVPASAVQLGTRGAYVYVVRQGEKGPGAKGPGAKGPGAKGPGEKGQGEKGQGEKGPGESGQDTAQLQLVTPGVSSGGLTVIEKGLEPGERVVVDGLDRLRDGIAVRVAATVETPRAESVDGTAAADPGAAQNAPQGQVSMPSPESGQAP; encoded by the coding sequence ATGTCAGGTTCTCAGATCAGTCCTGTTGGCGGTATATTTTCGGGCCGACGCAAGCTGGTGGCGGTGGTTCTGGTTCTGCTGGCCGTGGCGGCGGGCTGGAAGCTGCTGGGCAAGGGGGGCGGCCGCCCCGGCATGAACATGGACGCTCCGCCAGTGCGCGTGGCCACGTCCCTGGCCCAGAATGTGCCGCATTTTCTTAACGGTCTTGGCACGGTGTTGCCGTCTGGCGACGTGCTTGTGACCAGCCGGGTTGACGGTCAGCTGCAGCGTCTGCACTTTACCGAGGGCCAGCGCGTGAAAGCCGGTGACCTGCTGGCGGAGATAGACCCGCGTCCCTTTCAGGCCAGCCTGGATCAGGCCCTGGGCAATCTTTCCAAAGACAGGGCCCAGCTTGAAAACGCCCGCAACGACCTTGGCCGCTACGCCAAGCTTGCCCAGGGCAACTACATAGCGGCGCAGCAGTATGAAACGCAGCGCGCCCTGGTGCGGCAGTTTGAGGGCGTTGTGCGGGCCGATCAGGCCGCCGTGGATTCGGCCCGGCTGCAACTGGAATATAGCCGCGTTACCGCCCCCATCAGCGGGCGGCTCGGCCTGCGCAATGTGGACGAAGGCAACATGATCAAGGCTTCGGACGCCAACGGTCTTGTGCGCATTACTGAAATCAGTCCCTGTGACGTCATTTTCACCCTGCCGGAAAGTCAGGTGCCGCTGGTGGTGCAGGCCTTGCGCCACAGCGAGAGCCTGCCTGGTTCCCCGCCTCTGCTCGTTCAGGCCTGGGACAGGGAACAGAAGCGACTTCTGGCCGTGGGGCAGCTTCTTTCGCTGGACAACCAGATAGACAGCGCCACCGGCACGGTGCGCCTCAAGGCCAGCTTTGCCAACAAGGACGGCGCTCTCTACCCCAACCAGTTCGTCAACGCGCGCCTGCTTGTGCGCATTCTGCCGGGAGCCGTCACCGTGCCTGCCTCCGCCGTGCAGTTGGGCACGCGCGGGGCCTACGTGTACGTGGTTCGCCAAGGTGAAAAAGGGCCAGGCGCAAAGGGGCCAGGCGCAAAGGGGCCGGGCGCAAAGGGGCCGGGCGAAAAAGGGCAGGGTGAAAAAGGGCAGGGTGAAAAGGGACCAGGTGAAAGTGGACAGGATACTGCCCAACTGCAACTGGTGACGCCCGGCGTCAGTTCCGGCGGCCTGACGGTCATCGAAAAGGGGCTGGAACCTGGCGAAAGGGTGGTGGTGGACGGTCTTGACCGCCTGCGGGACGGCATTGCCGTGCGCGTGGCGGCCACAGTGGAAACGCCCAGGGCAGAGTCCGTGGACGGAACCGCCGCCGCAGACCCCGGTGCAGCCCAAAATGCTCCGCAGGGGCAGGTGAGCATGCCGTCGCCCGAATCCGGGCAGGCCCCGTAG
- a CDS encoding sensor histidine kinase: MSPAFTPPTSSRVRPPARSGTVFARRILVAFVFLALGMGTALSIVGHLSFDYLGTYLVGWHARPVMETLIEAEKRAWEAEDRGRDQLYYGEDLATAMHWTFLVGKQVSPQWRDLPDGLHFVESDAEFVLIERRDGVEYMLRGGTGGFQALKDRLNGILLLCVLAGLAVAVLLAVVLSRRLTDPLRRLTLAVEGRPAAGTNRMPAGSDAARDPDSGTRADLSAYRAMTLLATPADIPMTDMDDEVGVLARAIAAREEALWRFVQRESHFTGDVSHELRTPLTVMQGGLEVLELRLERLQQGEDLAPVVSRLLRTTGRMSDTVRTLLLLARRPEEIQFQVLDCAALLREVIGEMEREGLARAKKVADVSDNASAPGCLPHMVELMLRSEASPASHGGHSSDIEPRGGDFFAPGPQDGDFSEPDPSREASAWPSRETSADPSARPRSFAPPTVALATSIPAHAPARAQRELAIIIFKNLLDNACKYTENDRAFVLLESGRMLVGNKGRTPSDVDIFARGVRRRKSTDHNGYGDGAGYGLGLSLAQRACERLGWLLELLPSAYVGAEEITVFRLIFPPAAQGEDV, encoded by the coding sequence ATGTCTCCCGCTTTTACGCCGCCCACTTCTTCACGCGTCAGGCCGCCAGCCCGGAGCGGCACCGTTTTTGCGCGCCGTATCCTGGTGGCTTTTGTTTTTCTGGCCCTGGGCATGGGGACGGCCCTGAGCATTGTGGGGCATCTTTCCTTTGATTATCTGGGCACCTATCTGGTGGGCTGGCATGCACGTCCGGTGATGGAAACCCTCATCGAGGCCGAAAAGCGCGCCTGGGAGGCAGAAGACCGCGGGCGCGACCAGCTGTATTATGGAGAAGACCTGGCGACGGCCATGCACTGGACGTTTCTGGTGGGCAAGCAGGTCTCGCCGCAGTGGCGCGACCTGCCCGACGGCCTGCATTTTGTTGAAAGCGATGCCGAGTTTGTTCTCATAGAGCGCCGCGACGGTGTGGAATATATGCTCCGGGGCGGCACTGGCGGCTTTCAGGCGCTGAAGGATCGCCTCAACGGCATTCTGCTGCTTTGCGTGCTGGCGGGGCTGGCCGTGGCGGTGCTTCTGGCCGTGGTTTTGAGCCGCCGTCTTACGGATCCGCTGCGGCGGCTCACCCTGGCGGTGGAGGGGCGTCCCGCTGCGGGAACAAACCGCATGCCCGCAGGCTCTGATGCCGCGCGCGACCCGGACTCCGGGACGCGGGCCGATCTGTCTGCCTACCGGGCCATGACCCTGCTTGCCACGCCCGCCGACATCCCCATGACAGATATGGATGACGAGGTCGGCGTGCTGGCCCGCGCCATTGCCGCCCGCGAGGAGGCGCTTTGGCGTTTTGTGCAGCGTGAAAGCCATTTTACGGGCGATGTGAGTCACGAGCTGCGCACGCCGCTCACGGTTATGCAGGGCGGGCTTGAGGTGCTGGAACTGCGCCTGGAACGCCTGCAGCAGGGCGAAGATCTGGCCCCTGTGGTCAGCAGGCTTTTGCGCACCACAGGCCGCATGAGCGATACGGTGCGCACGCTTCTGCTGCTGGCCCGCCGCCCTGAAGAAATACAGTTTCAGGTGCTGGACTGCGCCGCCTTGCTGCGGGAAGTCATAGGCGAGATGGAGCGGGAGGGGCTGGCGCGCGCGAAAAAAGTGGCTGACGTATCCGACAATGCCTCTGCACCAGGCTGTTTGCCCCACATGGTGGAGCTGATGCTGCGCAGCGAAGCTTCGCCTGCGTCGCACGGCGGCCATTCGTCAGATATTGAGCCGCGAGGCGGCGATTTTTTCGCGCCGGGGCCACAAGACGGCGATTTTTCCGAGCCTGACCCGTCCCGCGAGGCGTCTGCATGGCCGTCCCGCGAGACGTCCGCAGACCCGTCGGCCCGACCGCGTTCCTTCGCGCCCCCAACGGTCGCCCTGGCCACGTCCATACCCGCGCACGCGCCAGCCCGTGCCCAAAGGGAACTTGCGATAATCATTTTCAAAAATTTGCTGGACAATGCCTGCAAGTACACCGAAAATGACCGCGCCTTCGTGCTCCTTGAATCCGGCAGGATGCTGGTGGGCAACAAAGGCCGGACACCAAGTGATGTCGATATTTTTGCGCGCGGCGTGCGTCGGCGCAAATCCACTGACCACAACGGCTACGGGGACGGCGCAGGGTACGGGCTGGGGCTTTCTTTGGCCCAGCGCGCCTGTGAACGCCTCGGCTGGTTGCTTGAACTGCTGCCCTCCGCCTATGTCGGAGCGGAAGAGATAACGGTGTTTCGCCTTATTTTTCCTCCGGCAGCCCAAGGAGAAGACGTGTAA
- a CDS encoding NirD/YgiW/YdeI family stress tolerance protein — MRVLAVLLALVIGFAGEAFSGGTAWAAGFEGPGVAATVTRAADVLGAQDDAPCVLEGHIVEKLPRRKNRYLFEDHSGKVIVEIKNDVFGHLTVTPRDKVRLLGHIDWNRKRTNEVQVEALAITGTVDAHDSPGR; from the coding sequence ATGCGAGTGTTGGCAGTGCTGTTGGCCCTGGTCATTGGTTTCGCCGGGGAGGCTTTTTCTGGCGGAACCGCGTGGGCTGCGGGCTTTGAAGGCCCTGGCGTGGCGGCCACCGTTACCCGCGCCGCGGATGTGCTGGGCGCGCAGGACGATGCGCCCTGCGTGCTGGAAGGGCATATTGTTGAAAAGCTGCCCCGCCGCAAAAACCGCTATCTCTTTGAGGACCACAGCGGCAAGGTCATTGTGGAAATCAAGAATGACGTGTTCGGGCATCTAACGGTGACGCCGCGCGACAAGGTGCGCCTGCTCGGTCATATTGACTGGAACCGCAAGCGTACCAATGAGGTTCAGGTGGAAGCCCTGGCAATCACCGGCACTGTGGACGCGCACGACTCGCCGGGGCGGTGA
- a CDS encoding NirD/YgiW/YdeI family stress tolerance protein gives MRIALLLILLLLSVPAHAAFQGPGAGGFKGPTVGVEISSVKQALEGTDDAPVLLTGTIVGRKAGSDDKYIFRDATGELTVDIDKEVFAGRTVTPENTVKLSGKVDKDLLEPAKIDVKVLEILN, from the coding sequence ATGCGTATAGCACTGTTATTGATATTGCTCCTTTTGTCCGTACCGGCCCACGCGGCTTTTCAAGGCCCCGGCGCTGGCGGCTTCAAGGGCCCCACGGTGGGCGTTGAAATCTCCTCAGTCAAGCAGGCGCTGGAAGGCACTGATGATGCCCCGGTGCTGCTTACCGGCACCATTGTGGGCCGCAAGGCAGGCAGTGATGACAAATATATCTTCAGGGACGCCACGGGTGAACTGACCGTGGATATTGACAAAGAGGTCTTTGCTGGCCGCACCGTTACCCCTGAAAATACCGTGAAACTCTCCGGAAAGGTGGACAAGGACCTGCTTGAACCCGCCAAGATTGACGTCAAGGTTCTGGAGATTCTGAACTGA
- a CDS encoding NirD/YgiW/YdeI family stress tolerance protein, translated as MRYLLVLIMAAAIALPVQAANAAGNTASVGDSQDVAAPAPRKAKASHDKKQAVAKLQEVDSVSKALTAPNKSPALIVGTIVEKVDGQKNHYIVEDGTGRMTAAIGPKVLMGKNLAPGTKVRLKGRIKVAADKAPVMGVRAVHIIK; from the coding sequence ATGCGTTATCTTCTCGTTCTGATTATGGCTGCCGCCATTGCTCTGCCTGTTCAGGCGGCCAATGCCGCTGGAAACACCGCCTCCGTGGGCGATTCCCAGGACGTTGCGGCCCCGGCGCCCCGCAAGGCCAAGGCCTCGCACGATAAAAAGCAGGCCGTGGCAAAGCTGCAGGAAGTGGATTCCGTTTCCAAGGCCCTGACGGCTCCCAACAAGAGCCCGGCCTTGATCGTGGGCACCATTGTGGAAAAGGTCGACGGTCAAAAGAACCACTATATTGTTGAGGACGGCACCGGACGCATGACGGCTGCCATCGGCCCCAAGGTTCTCATGGGTAAGAATCTGGCCCCCGGCACGAAGGTTCGCCTCAAGGGCAGAATCAAGGTTGCCGCCGACAAGGCTCCTGTCATGGGCGTCAGGGCCGTGCACATTATCAAGTAA
- a CDS encoding helix-turn-helix transcriptional regulator — MFAQRLRQRREALGLHKQDMANKVGVSLTTIQQYEKGQMPKGEFAVRLAEALDCSLDWLLAGKEAVDDGGTGEARLVMVPMVEARLSAGTGSFETGGEVLRHYAFRWDFLHRKGNPSQMVLLRVSGDSMQPQIMHNDVVLIDQGQRDPVPGRIYAVGVEDMVYLKVVNAMPGRLILTSFNPDYAPIEADTGEQLADLVRVIGRAVWVGRELD, encoded by the coding sequence ATGTTCGCACAGCGTTTGCGCCAGCGGCGCGAGGCCCTTGGCCTGCACAAGCAGGATATGGCCAACAAGGTGGGGGTAAGCCTGACCACCATCCAGCAATACGAAAAAGGACAGATGCCCAAGGGCGAGTTTGCGGTGCGCCTGGCCGAGGCGCTGGACTGTTCCCTTGACTGGCTGCTGGCTGGCAAGGAGGCCGTTGACGACGGCGGCACTGGCGAGGCCAGACTGGTCATGGTTCCCATGGTGGAGGCCAGGCTTTCCGCTGGTACGGGCAGCTTTGAAACGGGCGGGGAGGTGCTGCGGCACTATGCCTTTCGCTGGGATTTTCTCCACCGCAAGGGCAATCCTTCGCAGATGGTTCTTTTGCGCGTTTCAGGCGACAGCATGCAGCCGCAGATCATGCATAATGACGTTGTGCTCATAGATCAGGGGCAGCGTGATCCCGTGCCGGGCCGCATCTATGCGGTGGGCGTGGAAGACATGGTGTACCTCAAGGTGGTCAACGCCATGCCGGGCAGGCTCATTCTGACGAGCTTCAATCCCGACTACGCGCCCATTGAGGCGGATACCGGCGAGCAGTTGGCGGATCTTGTGCGCGTTATAGGGCGCGCCGTGTGGGTGGGGCGGGAACTGGACTGA
- a CDS encoding Mor transcription activator family protein encodes MYASSASGTAPARVHSAARTASAAPAPHDQTQRPTASGGRRSWGQALQKADQKKRWQQLLEHLPENMRQIWHALGGRELGRLDDLWRLLDTYGGQTIRVPAVIPAERHHPLCRRLGKRCAAKLVAAFGGTPLYVPRCSSVLTKLRQQEIIDTFSRHTAQGKSSTAAVASLARRHGLSDRQVWKILKKVASAPAQGHLLHEFKEMGPQKENQDNHLQ; translated from the coding sequence ATGTACGCCAGTAGCGCATCCGGCACTGCCCCTGCCCGCGTGCATTCCGCAGCCCGAACTGCCAGCGCCGCGCCCGCGCCCCATGACCAAACGCAGCGGCCAACGGCCTCTGGCGGGCGGCGGTCGTGGGGGCAGGCCCTGCAAAAGGCGGATCAGAAAAAACGCTGGCAGCAGCTGCTGGAGCATCTGCCCGAAAACATGCGGCAAATCTGGCACGCCCTGGGCGGACGGGAACTGGGCCGGCTTGACGACCTCTGGCGGCTGCTCGACACCTATGGCGGGCAGACCATCCGTGTGCCCGCCGTCATACCCGCCGAGCGCCATCACCCCCTGTGCCGCCGCTTGGGAAAACGCTGCGCGGCCAAACTGGTGGCAGCCTTTGGCGGAACCCCGCTGTACGTGCCGCGCTGTTCTTCCGTGCTCACAAAGCTGCGCCAGCAGGAGATCATTGATACTTTTTCCCGTCATACCGCGCAGGGCAAAAGCAGCACCGCTGCCGTGGCCAGCCTGGCCCGGCGGCACGGGCTGTCCGATCGCCAGGTCTGGAAGATCCTTAAAAAAGTGGCCTCCGCTCCGGCGCAAGGCCATTTGCTCCACGAGTTCAAGGAAATGGGCCCGCAAAAGGAAAATCAGGATAACCACCTGCAATAA
- a CDS encoding glycoside hydrolase family 108 protein: protein MTAFFQKAHEFTARWEGGLSDHPADPGGLTKYGVSLRWVQDLARQAREDCLRQTRSCDGCSDARTPRCGYASLDMDMDGDVDGDDIRACTKAQAAALFKKHFWDKLGCGGLPLPLAVTLYDGAVNMGPARAVRQMQRAMNTVGEAELDHYVAIAEDGVMGPATGQLAEALEQGGKHWFAARQVLRLRDMFYRDLAARRPSMQVFLTGWRNRVKALNQYLAELEREEG from the coding sequence ATGACCGCATTTTTTCAAAAAGCCCACGAATTCACCGCCCGATGGGAAGGCGGCCTTTCCGACCATCCTGCTGATCCCGGCGGCCTGACCAAGTACGGCGTTTCGCTGCGCTGGGTTCAGGATCTTGCCCGGCAAGCCCGCGAGGACTGCCTGCGTCAGACCCGCAGCTGTGACGGCTGCTCCGACGCGCGCACTCCACGGTGCGGCTATGCCAGCCTTGATATGGACATGGACGGGGATGTGGACGGCGACGACATCCGCGCCTGCACCAAGGCGCAGGCCGCCGCCCTGTTCAAAAAACATTTCTGGGACAAGCTCGGCTGCGGCGGACTTCCTCTGCCCCTGGCCGTGACCCTGTATGACGGGGCCGTGAACATGGGCCCGGCGCGGGCCGTGCGCCAGATGCAGCGGGCCATGAACACCGTGGGGGAAGCTGAACTGGATCATTATGTTGCCATTGCCGAGGACGGCGTCATGGGGCCAGCCACGGGCCAACTGGCCGAGGCGCTGGAACAGGGCGGCAAACACTGGTTCGCGGCCCGTCAGGTACTGCGCCTGCGCGACATGTTTTACCGGGACCTCGCCGCGCGGCGGCCCTCCATGCAGGTCTTTCTGACTGGCTGGCGCAACCGGGTCAAAGCCTTGAACCAGTATCTGGCTGAACTTGAGAGGGAGGAAGGCTGA
- a CDS encoding N-acetyltransferase, giving the protein MLFTYAPSVSQAQRDAIFLRMQAEGLLTCAMSALAAPTLADWRRITSPRRGLLLCCHAAEGGESLEHFAFETVPVSTHHSGEKRGFRQNPRHVVAAAAFASAEQLQAAAVRRRRSLTDGDSIASEIAPGKSGPAAQPGDGPTASPAPDTASMLGCALFTPRRGKVWEFDFTTFRTAARLAVRMAHGGLTWAFAHLDCAAIAGLCPAPNRHAWRLAEACGFRVMGRLPQACWHARKQCHVDGVLVLCTPRDLAERTTAKEAVMGFGGGYSSPSVPEVTPVPKQEVQKPVTEAATAARQAQKDKASKAAGINASVYTSPLNRADATQKTLLGQ; this is encoded by the coding sequence ATGCTTTTTACCTACGCGCCAAGCGTCAGCCAGGCCCAGCGGGACGCCATTTTTTTACGCATGCAGGCCGAAGGACTGCTCACCTGCGCCATGAGCGCGCTTGCCGCGCCCACACTGGCGGACTGGCGGCGCATCACCTCTCCCCGGCGGGGGCTGCTGCTCTGCTGCCACGCTGCTGAAGGAGGCGAATCCCTAGAGCATTTTGCTTTTGAAACAGTCCCTGTTTCAACGCATCATTCTGGCGAAAAACGTGGTTTTCGCCAGAATCCACGCCACGTTGTGGCGGCTGCCGCCTTCGCGTCAGCAGAGCAACTTCAAGCGGCAGCCGTTAGGCGACGAAGAAGCCTTACGGATGGCGACAGCATCGCTAGTGAAATTGCTCCAGGCAAAAGCGGGCCTGCGGCGCAACCCGGCGACGGCCCGACGGCCAGCCCGGCCCCCGACACGGCGTCCATGCTGGGCTGCGCCCTGTTCACGCCCCGCCGGGGCAAGGTGTGGGAATTTGACTTTACCACATTCCGCACTGCCGCACGGCTGGCCGTGCGCATGGCGCACGGCGGCCTCACCTGGGCATTCGCCCATCTGGACTGTGCCGCCATCGCCGGATTGTGCCCCGCGCCCAACCGTCACGCATGGCGGCTGGCCGAAGCCTGCGGTTTCCGCGTCATGGGCCGTCTGCCGCAAGCCTGCTGGCACGCCCGTAAACAATGTCATGTGGACGGCGTGCTGGTGCTCTGCACGCCGCGCGATCTTGCAGAACGTACAACAGCCAAGGAGGCCGTTATGGGTTTTGGCGGAGGCTACAGTTCCCCCAGTGTTCCTGAAGTTACCCCCGTTCCCAAACAGGAGGTGCAAAAGCCTGTCACAGAGGCGGCCACCGCCGCCCGTCAGGCGCAAAAGGACAAGGCCAGCAAGGCCGCCGGCATCAACGCCTCGGTGTACACAAGCCCGCTCAACCGGGCAGACGCCACGCAAAAAACGCTGTTGGGGCAATAG
- a CDS encoding portal protein — translation MLRSSYSTTLPPPSGAVAENADGERDYPLVRADVPALARRYQALLRRRSPWDTAWQSLADHFLPTRCRLRQQGQEDQEGPMLNSGLVDATGILAMRTLAAGLQGGLTSPARPWFRLGLDDADLARSRPGQAWLDEVATRMRAVFHRCNFYNAMHTLYAELATFGTAFTFELADPTQGFRFMPLCAGEYVLDCDAARKVDTVFRRSNMTLRQIVQTFGLSALPESLREAASRNADERRSVIQAVYPRVDCQPGMLAAMHMPVASVYWLEGRDGGEHPLRESGFRHFPGFGPRWDVAGNDVYGRSPAMDALPDCRMLQQMGITTLKAIHKAVDPPMSVSAGLRSVGLDLTPGGINYVDSAPGQSPQAATPLLQVNPDLSTARRAMESVQNQIRSGLYNDLFKLILEGRSGVTASEIAAREEEKLVLIGPVLERLHDELFIPLMDRTFECMRELDMLPPCPPELAGRRLKVEFVSLLAQAQKLVGVSAADQYLALTLRASSAWPEALDTLNVDHLLDNYADSLGLPVSLTRSLEEREQLRAARAEALRAAALTDTLKQGADLVKQLAQSPLTDPQGRQGTVLDGIVNLLGRAAQAQAGGIGAIGGQAAANPPPTAHSMEKARRDTPQEKP, via the coding sequence GTGTTGCGGTCATCTTACAGTACGACACTGCCGCCGCCGTCCGGGGCCGTCGCTGAAAACGCGGACGGCGAGCGGGATTATCCGCTGGTGCGTGCGGACGTGCCAGCCCTGGCCCGCAGGTATCAGGCCCTTTTGCGCCGTCGTTCCCCCTGGGACACGGCATGGCAGAGCCTGGCCGACCACTTTCTGCCCACGCGCTGCCGATTGCGGCAACAGGGGCAGGAGGATCAGGAAGGCCCCATGCTCAACAGCGGCCTTGTGGACGCCACGGGCATTCTGGCCATGCGTACGCTGGCCGCCGGACTTCAGGGCGGCCTGACCAGCCCGGCCCGGCCCTGGTTCCGCCTGGGGCTGGACGATGCGGATCTGGCCCGCAGCCGCCCCGGTCAGGCGTGGCTGGACGAGGTGGCCACGCGCATGCGCGCCGTTTTCCACCGCTGCAACTTCTACAATGCCATGCACACGCTGTATGCGGAACTGGCGACCTTTGGCACGGCCTTTACCTTTGAACTGGCCGACCCCACGCAGGGCTTCCGCTTTATGCCGCTCTGCGCCGGAGAATATGTGCTGGACTGCGACGCAGCCCGCAAGGTGGACACGGTTTTTCGCCGCTCAAACATGACCCTGCGCCAGATCGTGCAGACCTTCGGCCTTTCCGCCCTGCCCGAATCCCTGCGCGAGGCGGCCAGCCGCAACGCGGACGAGCGGCGCAGCGTCATTCAGGCCGTGTATCCGCGTGTGGACTGTCAGCCCGGCATGCTCGCGGCCATGCACATGCCCGTGGCTTCGGTCTACTGGCTTGAGGGACGCGACGGCGGCGAACATCCCCTGCGTGAATCGGGTTTCAGGCATTTTCCCGGTTTCGGCCCGCGCTGGGATGTGGCGGGCAATGACGTTTACGGGCGCTCGCCCGCCATGGATGCCCTGCCCGACTGCCGCATGCTGCAGCAAATGGGCATCACCACGCTCAAGGCCATCCACAAGGCTGTGGACCCGCCCATGAGCGTGTCGGCGGGCTTGCGCTCCGTGGGGCTGGATCTGACCCCCGGCGGCATCAACTATGTGGACAGCGCCCCGGGCCAGAGCCCGCAGGCGGCGACGCCCCTGCTGCAGGTCAACCCCGACCTGTCCACAGCCCGCCGGGCCATGGAATCCGTGCAAAACCAGATCAGATCAGGGCTCTACAACGACCTTTTCAAACTCATTCTGGAGGGCCGCAGCGGCGTGACCGCCAGCGAAATCGCCGCCCGCGAGGAGGAAAAACTGGTTCTCATCGGCCCGGTGCTGGAACGCCTGCACGACGAACTCTTTATCCCGCTTATGGACAGAACGTTTGAATGCATGCGCGAGCTGGACATGCTGCCCCCCTGCCCGCCCGAACTGGCCGGACGACGCCTCAAGGTGGAATTCGTCTCCCTGCTGGCGCAGGCGCAAAAGCTGGTGGGCGTCAGCGCGGCGGATCAGTATCTGGCCCTGACCCTCAGGGCTTCTTCGGCCTGGCCCGAGGCTCTGGACACCCTCAACGTGGATCACCTGCTTGACAATTACGCCGACAGCCTCGGCCTGCCCGTGAGCCTCACCCGCTCCCTTGAGGAACGTGAGCAGTTGCGCGCCGCCAGAGCCGAAGCCCTGCGCGCCGCTGCCCTGACCGACACCCTGAAGCAGGGGGCAGACCTTGTGAAGCAGCTTGCCCAAAGCCCGCTCACAGACCCGCAGGGCAGGCAGGGTACGGTACTTGACGGCATTGTGAACCTGCTGGGGCGTGCGGCCCAGGCGCAAGCTGGCGGGATTGGCGCAATTGGCGGTCAGGCGGCAGCAAACCCGCCCCCGACCGCGCACAGTATGGAAAAAGCCCGGCGTGACACGCCGCAGGAGAAGCCCTGA
- a CDS encoding major capsid protein, which produces MSNSAGLVVSLAEMEQFYRGDKAGQIIELMNKTNDIMDDVLWMESNQSDGHLTRIRTGLPEVYWRRLYQGTPPSKSQWGQVKEGCGILEAIMELDVEELRLYGSRDKAFRMSEGVSFAEAMRQKVAATLFYGNSNLNPDEFNGLSMRYPAQDAKNVLDAGGRDEGGCTSLWLISWGAQAVHGIYPKGSTGGLSHEDLNTYMAQDPDGRKYQVVGDKYNWRCGLAVRDWRAVVRVANLPLSTLGKRKGQSGFVDLQKLTIEAKNRMPQHLRQKAVWYANSDVLTALELQNSDAGNVQLQYGEFFDSKAVPVLHGRPVRQCDAVLASESIV; this is translated from the coding sequence ATGTCCAACTCTGCAGGTCTTGTGGTTTCTCTGGCGGAAATGGAACAGTTTTACCGTGGCGACAAGGCCGGTCAGATCATCGAACTGATGAACAAGACCAATGACATCATGGACGACGTACTCTGGATGGAATCCAACCAGAGCGACGGGCATCTCACGCGCATCCGCACGGGTCTGCCCGAAGTCTACTGGCGCAGGCTCTATCAGGGCACGCCGCCCTCCAAGTCCCAGTGGGGGCAGGTCAAGGAGGGCTGCGGCATTCTTGAGGCCATCATGGAACTGGACGTGGAAGAGCTGCGCCTCTACGGCAGCCGCGACAAGGCCTTCCGCATGAGCGAGGGCGTGTCCTTTGCCGAGGCCATGCGCCAGAAAGTGGCCGCCACGCTTTTTTACGGCAACAGCAACCTCAACCCCGATGAATTCAACGGCCTGTCCATGCGCTATCCCGCGCAGGACGCCAAAAACGTGCTGGACGCAGGCGGCCGCGACGAGGGCGGCTGCACCTCGCTCTGGCTCATTTCCTGGGGCGCGCAGGCCGTACACGGCATCTACCCCAAGGGCAGCACCGGCGGCCTTTCGCACGAAGACCTCAATACCTACATGGCCCAGGACCCCGACGGCCGCAAGTATCAGGTGGTGGGCGACAAGTACAACTGGCGCTGCGGCCTGGCCGTGCGCGACTGGCGCGCCGTGGTGCGCGTGGCCAACCTGCCCCTGAGCACCCTTGGCAAGCGCAAAGGCCAGAGCGGTTTTGTGGATCTGCAAAAGCTGACCATCGAGGCCAAAAACCGCATGCCCCAGCACCTGCGCCAGAAAGCCGTGTGGTACGCCAATTCCGATGTGCTCACGGCGCTGGAACTGCAAAATTCCGATGCGGGCAACGTGCAGCTGCAGTACGGCGAATTCTTTGACTCCAAGGCTGTTCCCGTGCTGCACGGCCGCCCCGTGCGTCAGTGCGATGCCGTGCTGGCCAGCGAAAGCATCGTGTAG